In a single window of the Cuculus canorus isolate bCucCan1 chromosome 25, bCucCan1.pri, whole genome shotgun sequence genome:
- the RDM1 gene encoding RAD52 motif-containing protein 1, which translates to MAEVLEFRVPTGSAQTLLVWGLEPQPALEHCLFLAFCKFGPLYSVRTHRNAAVAGPGYYAIIKFYSAGDAGRAQRACNGQRLFQKSPLKVCVCTKQKGFQQRVLALNSNKCQELANHYLGFNGWSSRIITLQDVSGFDGENEELGEMVQKRSVKYLCAVEVTLPNHGVCTRGVALGEADLENGEDPLELVTTSRRVQKLAVGRALSSAFQKILLVVLENGKVAVEYNSTQEEPTDCLTEEELKGLVQVNELSLEQLDFEEEEVLSDLTFDEELPSREMPSN; encoded by the exons ATGGCTGAGGTGCTGGAGTTCCGGGTGCCCACAGGCAGCGCTCAGACTCTCCTGGTCTGGGGGCTGGAGCCGCAGCCGGCGCTGGAG CATTGCCTGTTTTTAGCATTCTGCAAATTTGGACCACTCTATTCAGTGCGAACACACAGAAATGCTGCCGTGGCAGGGCCTGGCTACTATGCCATCATTAAGTTTTATTCAGCTGGAGATGCTGGCAGAGCCCAGCGTGCATGCAATGGGCAACGGCTGTTTCAGAAATCACCCTTGAAG GTTTGTGTTTGCACCAAGCAGAAGGGGTTTCAGCAACGAGTCCTTGCTCTCAACAGCAACAAGTGCCAGGAGTTGGCCAACCACTACCTTGGCTTCAATGGCTGGTCCAGTCGCATCATCACA CTGCAGGACGTGTCTGGCTTTGATGGTGAGAATGAGGAACTGGGAGAGATGGTACAGAAGCGATCAGTGAAATATCTGTGTGCTGTAGAGGTGACGCTGCCCAACCACGGGGTATGCACCAGGGGAGTTGCCCTTGGTGAGGCAGACCTAGAAAATGGTGAAG ATCCTCTCGAGCTTGTCACAACCTCAAGAAGAGTTCAGAAACTTGCAGTCGGGAGGGCTTTGTCCAGCGCCTTTCAGAAGATACTCCTCGTAGTCCTAG AGAATGGGAAAGTGGCTGTGGAGTACAATTCCACCCAAGAGGAGCCCACAGACTGCTTAACAGAAGAGGAATTGAAGGGGCTTGTTCAG GTTAATGAGTTGTCCTTGGAACAGCTTGACTTTGAAGAAGAAGAAGTCTTGTCCGATCTTACTTTTGATGAGGAGCTCCCTAGCCGGGAGATGCCATCTAATTAG